One stretch of Tepidibacter hydrothermalis DNA includes these proteins:
- a CDS encoding response regulator, producing the protein MIHSQFLIEDAIYMFLNNQRQKLDKTMIILMKYRLNKGLEEYKKIYRFFHNIKGTASMFELNELCDIASHYESYLENYKGDLCNEYFGEILNGLACIYKEINCIRNKKCFNNSNNDIQENIKEDNKNKTILIVDDDVDLLSLLENILKKQGYNVIKCLGAKDVIFILNNQKIDLMILDIMMPDKNGFELLDQVKKENINVPIIFLTAKNIVRDRIRALKEGAEAYITKPFQIEELIVRIENILKKVDHYNGKISKDNLTGAYNKDFFNEKIKSIENSIEYNGRISIAFIDFDYFKSINDKYGHLAGDYALSILVNELKESLREEDEIYRFGGDEFLILFKNLRKEQVCNVMQRCLDNIMKKNINYRGNNIKISFSAGITTTSKNEPINEALDRADKALYISKNEGRGMITYLEKEYTKKKVLLIDDSNMIVRIIKDRLVNNYDVEYSHDGNDGIKIYESFKPDLVITDYTLPGMDGCEICDYIKNTKKDKHTKVFILSCNCKQEDIDDCYEKGADDYIIKPFCLSDLEKKVDKILN; encoded by the coding sequence TTGATACATTCACAGTTTTTGATTGAGGATGCTATATATATGTTTTTGAATAATCAAAGGCAAAAACTAGACAAAACCATGATAATACTAATGAAATATAGGTTGAATAAAGGCTTAGAAGAGTATAAAAAAATATATCGTTTTTTTCATAATATAAAGGGGACTGCATCAATGTTCGAATTAAATGAATTATGCGATATAGCATCACATTATGAGTCGTATTTGGAAAACTATAAGGGTGATTTATGTAATGAGTATTTTGGAGAAATATTAAATGGATTAGCCTGTATTTACAAAGAAATTAATTGTATTAGAAATAAAAAATGTTTTAATAATTCCAATAATGATATACAGGAAAATATAAAAGAAGATAATAAAAATAAGACAATATTAATAGTGGATGATGATGTAGACTTATTGTCTTTATTAGAAAATATATTAAAAAAGCAGGGATATAATGTTATTAAATGTTTAGGCGCTAAAGATGTTATTTTCATACTAAATAATCAAAAAATTGATCTCATGATATTAGATATTATGATGCCGGATAAAAATGGGTTTGAATTATTAGACCAAGTTAAAAAAGAGAATATAAATGTTCCTATAATATTTTTAACAGCTAAAAATATAGTTAGAGATAGAATAAGAGCTTTAAAAGAGGGGGCAGAGGCTTATATAACTAAGCCCTTTCAAATTGAGGAATTAATTGTTAGGATAGAAAATATATTAAAAAAAGTTGATCATTATAATGGAAAAATAAGCAAAGATAATCTTACGGGAGCATACAATAAAGATTTTTTCAATGAAAAGATTAAAAGTATAGAAAACAGTATTGAATATAATGGAAGAATATCTATAGCATTTATAGATTTTGATTATTTTAAAAGTATAAATGATAAATATGGTCATTTAGCTGGAGATTATGCATTAAGTATACTTGTGAATGAGCTCAAAGAATCTCTCAGAGAAGAAGATGAGATATATCGTTTTGGAGGGGATGAGTTTTTAATTTTATTTAAGAATTTGCGAAAAGAACAAGTTTGTAATGTAATGCAGCGATGTTTAGATAATATAATGAAGAAAAATATTAATTACCGAGGAAATAATATAAAAATATCTTTTAGTGCTGGAATAACAACCACTTCTAAAAATGAACCTATAAATGAGGCTCTTGATCGTGCTGACAAAGCTTTGTATATTTCAAAAAATGAAGGAAGAGGAATGATAACTTATTTGGAAAAGGAATATACTAAGAAAAAAGTATTGTTAATAGATGACTCTAACATGATAGTTAGAATTATAAAGGATAGACTTGTGAATAATTATGATGTAGAATATAGTCACGATGGGAATGATGGAATAAAAATTTATGAAAGTTTCAAGCCTGATTTAGTTATAACAGACTATACGCTTCCTGGTATGGATGGTTGTGAGATCTGCGATTATATAAAGAATACTAAAAAAGATAAGCATACAAAGGTCTTTATATTGAGTTGCAATTGTAAACAGGAAGATATAGACGATTGCTATGAAAAGGGAGCAGACGATTATATAATAAAGCCATTCTGTCTATCCGATTTGGAAAAGAAAGTGGATAAAATACTTAATTGA
- a CDS encoding NfeD family protein, with the protein MKKIGKLVLVLFMMILILPYKGFADSQKIIYKIDVEGEVNKGMYHYIKESVDEANKKNADYILFDIDTYGGRVDSAVDISDIIIEQDTPTIAYINKKAESAGVLISISCDYIYMNDYSTIGSAETIPNTEKNISYWTSQLKAVAEQKGRDPEVVAAMADKDIKIKDLVNKGKLLNLTTKKADEIKFIDGVASTNKEIYNDLNIDNYVQKDATIKMSGLFRNIITSTYIAPILLSLGFIGMILEILTPGFGFGGIISIIGFSLFFMGSIYTGNSTSTTVFVFGIGIVLLIIEAMAPGFGIFGTIGIGSIIFSIIMASSNMMQAFVVIIISFTVSIFALIYILKKLPKRKMYKTLFLSTTLNVEKGYIPSQDNNIYLNKEGITISDLRPSGKIEIDGEILDVITEGIFIEVGQKVKVAKVESNKIIVRHIKEG; encoded by the coding sequence TTGAAAAAAATAGGGAAATTAGTATTAGTTTTATTTATGATGATTTTAATATTACCATATAAAGGATTTGCTGATTCGCAAAAAATAATATATAAAATTGATGTTGAGGGTGAAGTTAATAAGGGGATGTATCATTATATAAAAGAGTCGGTAGATGAAGCTAATAAAAAAAATGCAGATTATATACTCTTTGATATAGATACTTATGGAGGACGAGTAGATTCGGCTGTTGATATAAGTGATATAATAATAGAACAGGATACACCTACTATAGCTTATATAAATAAAAAGGCAGAATCGGCAGGGGTATTGATATCTATATCGTGTGATTATATATATATGAATGATTATTCTACCATAGGTTCAGCTGAAACAATACCTAATACGGAAAAAAACATATCATATTGGACATCGCAACTTAAAGCCGTAGCGGAACAAAAAGGAAGAGATCCTGAAGTTGTGGCAGCAATGGCGGACAAGGATATAAAGATAAAAGATTTAGTTAATAAAGGGAAGTTGCTGAATTTAACTACTAAAAAAGCAGATGAAATAAAATTTATAGATGGAGTAGCTTCCACAAATAAGGAAATTTACAATGACTTAAATATAGATAATTATGTTCAAAAAGATGCGACTATTAAGATGTCTGGGCTTTTTAGAAATATAATAACATCTACATATATTGCGCCTATTTTACTATCTTTAGGATTTATAGGTATGATATTAGAAATTTTAACACCAGGATTTGGATTTGGTGGTATAATAAGTATTATTGGATTTTCATTATTCTTTATGGGATCTATATATACAGGAAATTCCACAAGTACAACTGTATTTGTATTTGGAATAGGTATTGTTCTACTTATAATAGAGGCTATGGCTCCTGGGTTTGGAATATTTGGTACCATTGGAATAGGAAGTATTATATTTAGTATAATAATGGCTTCTAGTAATATGATGCAAGCTTTTGTTGTTATAATTATTTCGTTCACAGTAAGTATATTTGCTTTAATCTATATACTAAAAAAACTTCCTAAGAGAAAAATGTATAAGACTTTATTTCTAAGTACAACACTCAATGTTGAAAAAGGATATATTCCATCACAGGATAATAACATCTATTTAAACAAAGAAGGAATAACTATTTCAGATTTAAGACCATCTGGTAAAATTGAGATAGATGGTGAGATACTGGATGTAATAACTGAGGGAATATTTATTGAGGTTGGACAAAAGGTAAAGGTAGCGAAAGTTGAATCAAACAAAATAATAGTAAGACATATTAAGGAGGGTTAA
- the floA gene encoding flotillin-like protein FloA (flotillin-like protein involved in membrane lipid rafts) yields the protein MLGPIIGIALIVILIVLFFSFIPVGLWVTALFSGVKISILTLVGMRFRRVSPARIVNPMIKATKAGLNLGIDSLEAHYLAGGDVNSVVDALIAAQRANINLEFEQAAAIDLAGRDVLEAVQVSVNPKVIETPKIAAMAKDGIEVIARARVTVRANIERLVGGAGEETIIARVGEGIVTTVGSSVNHKAVLENPDSISQRVLEKGLDSGTAFEILSIDIADVDVGRNIGAQLQTDQAEADKKIAQAKAEERRAMAIAKEQEMKAMVEEMRAKVVEAEAEVPLAISEAFKNGNLGVMDYYNLKNVMADTDMRESISKVGSNKPNTKTDK from the coding sequence ATGTTAGGACCGATAATAGGGATAGCTTTAATAGTTATACTTATAGTTTTATTTTTTAGTTTTATACCAGTTGGACTTTGGGTTACAGCTTTATTCTCAGGAGTTAAGATATCTATTTTAACACTTGTAGGAATGAGATTTAGAAGAGTTTCACCTGCTAGAATTGTAAATCCAATGATAAAGGCTACAAAAGCAGGGTTAAATCTTGGAATAGACAGTCTAGAGGCTCATTATCTAGCTGGAGGAGATGTCAATTCTGTTGTCGATGCTTTAATTGCAGCTCAAAGAGCTAATATAAATCTTGAGTTTGAACAAGCAGCAGCTATAGACCTTGCGGGTAGAGATGTACTTGAGGCTGTTCAAGTTAGTGTAAATCCTAAGGTTATAGAAACACCAAAGATTGCAGCTATGGCAAAGGATGGTATAGAAGTTATAGCAAGAGCAAGAGTTACTGTAAGAGCCAATATTGAAAGATTAGTTGGGGGAGCAGGAGAAGAAACTATAATAGCAAGAGTTGGAGAAGGTATAGTTACAACTGTAGGTTCATCTGTTAATCATAAGGCAGTTCTTGAGAATCCAGATTCTATATCACAAAGAGTATTAGAAAAAGGTCTTGATTCTGGAACGGCATTTGAAATACTATCTATAGATATAGCTGATGTTGATGTTGGAAGAAATATAGGAGCACAACTTCAAACTGATCAAGCTGAAGCCGATAAAAAGATAGCTCAAGCAAAAGCTGAGGAAAGAAGAGCAATGGCAATAGCAAAAGAGCAAGAAATGAAGGCTATGGTTGAGGAAATGAGAGCTAAGGTTGTTGAAGCAGAGGCTGAAGTTCCACTGGCTATATCAGAGGCATTCAAAAATGGAAATTTAGGTGTTATGGATTATTATAACCTTAAAAATGTTATGGCTGATACAGATATGAGAGAGTCTATATCTAAAGTAGGTTCTAATAAACCTAATACGAAGACTGATAAATAA
- a CDS encoding CGGC domain-containing protein: MKKVAIYVCGEVSKKCTANGCLRTFNQKEDSFKRYEDIGCQLVGFNNCNGCDENPVESLKVKIEKLKKADVDTIHLSTCIRGRCDHYEEFAKEFAKHFDVIGYTHGSSNGKKNNNVNIDKYTL, from the coding sequence ATGAAAAAGGTTGCTATATATGTATGTGGAGAAGTTTCTAAAAAATGCACTGCAAATGGATGTTTAAGAACATTTAATCAAAAGGAAGATTCTTTTAAAAGATATGAAGATATAGGGTGTCAATTGGTTGGCTTTAATAATTGTAATGGATGTGATGAAAATCCAGTAGAAAGTCTTAAAGTGAAAATAGAAAAACTTAAAAAAGCAGATGTAGACACAATACATTTATCTACATGTATAAGAGGTAGGTGTGACCACTACGAGGAATTTGCTAAAGAATTTGCTAAACATTTTGATGTTATTGGATATACACATGGTTCATCTAATGGAAAAAAGAATAATAATGTAAATATAGATAAATATACGCTCTAG
- a CDS encoding MFS transporter translates to MSKEAKILLIISGLFTLAKGLSNVFVNIFLWKKSNDFIMIAQYNLIQYIFLPISFTIAGWLSKKKNGVWALRIGIVFYILFFILIILIKDNIIKYIYPLGILFGIAGGFYWLAFDVLSFDFTSTNNRDTFNGYNGFMAGIPAAIAPFAAAYIIDRGNNTTGYMIVFLLSLISFVILILISLLLRSQHYGQKLNFKKIIGSNNFDWNNLRKSTAAWGLRDVVILFLLNILIYKTTGSEMELGKLFFIAYLISSASYILEQKFIKPKRRMFALHIGTILMFISVLGLVFKINYYSILFFIVLDAIAVPFFYVPMTSATFNVLSQHNEENMRIEYIINRDIALNTGRIVSTTLLMIFLTFIKNERVLNYFLLFIGSGQLIALYFLKKLKIWDI, encoded by the coding sequence ATGTCAAAAGAAGCAAAAATCCTATTAATAATTAGTGGATTATTTACCCTTGCTAAAGGTTTATCTAATGTTTTTGTTAATATATTCTTATGGAAAAAATCAAATGATTTTATCATGATTGCACAGTATAATCTAATTCAATATATATTTTTACCAATTTCTTTTACTATAGCAGGATGGCTGTCAAAAAAAAAGAACGGAGTATGGGCTCTTAGAATCGGAATTGTATTTTATATATTATTTTTTATTTTAATTATTTTAATAAAAGATAATATTATAAAATACATTTACCCTCTAGGTATATTATTCGGAATAGCAGGAGGATTTTACTGGCTTGCTTTTGATGTACTAAGTTTTGATTTCACATCTACTAACAACCGAGATACTTTTAATGGATATAATGGTTTTATGGCAGGAATACCCGCTGCCATTGCTCCTTTTGCAGCAGCTTATATTATTGATAGAGGTAATAATACTACAGGATATATGATAGTATTTTTACTCTCATTAATATCTTTTGTTATTTTAATACTTATAAGTTTATTGCTTCGCTCACAACACTATGGACAAAAACTGAATTTCAAGAAAATAATAGGTAGTAATAATTTTGATTGGAATAATTTAAGAAAAAGTACAGCTGCTTGGGGACTAAGAGACGTTGTAATACTATTTTTACTCAATATACTAATATACAAAACAACAGGCAGTGAAATGGAACTAGGAAAACTATTTTTTATTGCTTACTTAATTTCATCAGCATCTTATATATTAGAACAAAAATTTATAAAGCCTAAACGAAGAATGTTTGCCCTGCATATAGGTACAATATTAATGTTTATTTCAGTTTTAGGACTAGTTTTCAAAATTAACTATTATTCCATATTATTCTTTATTGTCCTAGATGCAATAGCTGTACCATTTTTTTATGTACCTATGACATCTGCTACTTTTAATGTCCTATCACAGCATAATGAAGAGAATATGAGAATTGAATATATTATAAATAGAGATATTGCTCTTAATACAGGAAGAATAGTAAGTACAACCTTATTAATGATTTTTTTAACTTTCATAAAAAATGAAAGGGTACTTAATTACTTTTTACTTTTTATAGGAAGCGGTCAATTGATTGCTCTTTATTTCCTAAAAAAACTAAAAATATGGGATATTTAA